A single window of Jiangella alkaliphila DNA harbors:
- a CDS encoding GlxA family transcriptional regulator translates to MHTVVVLALPGVVALELAIPFQVFATARAAGHQTPRLTEDGRLYDVRVGAPHPELATTASGGAAFAIAGLEPLDVVDTADTVIVPAAESATTPPATVLAALRRAHARGARIASICTGAYLLAAAGLLDGRRATTHWAHADELAARHPDVDVDPSVLFVDDGDVLTAAGVAAGLDLCLYLVRRDHGAAAAGYVARRIVMPPHREGGQAQYLTAVDPVAHAASTLAPTLTWLRDHLADDHQLVDIARHAAMSTRTLVRRFRQECGTTPLQWLIRQRVDVARELLETTDLPVEEVARRTGFGTSASLRQHFARRLGTSPLRYRHTFQQPA, encoded by the coding sequence ATGCACACGGTGGTCGTGCTCGCATTGCCGGGCGTGGTGGCGCTCGAGCTGGCCATCCCGTTCCAGGTCTTCGCGACGGCGCGGGCGGCCGGCCATCAGACCCCGCGGCTGACCGAGGACGGCCGGCTGTACGACGTCAGGGTCGGCGCGCCGCACCCGGAACTGGCGACGACGGCGTCCGGCGGGGCCGCGTTCGCGATCGCGGGACTGGAGCCGCTGGACGTCGTCGACACCGCTGACACCGTGATCGTGCCGGCGGCGGAGTCGGCGACCACGCCGCCGGCGACCGTCCTGGCCGCGCTCCGCCGAGCGCACGCCCGCGGCGCCCGCATCGCGTCGATCTGCACCGGTGCCTACCTGCTCGCCGCCGCCGGCTTGCTGGACGGCCGCCGGGCGACGACGCACTGGGCGCACGCCGACGAGCTCGCCGCGCGCCATCCGGACGTGGACGTCGACCCGTCGGTGCTGTTCGTCGACGACGGCGACGTGCTCACGGCCGCGGGGGTCGCGGCCGGCCTCGACCTGTGCCTGTACCTGGTCCGCCGCGACCACGGCGCGGCGGCCGCCGGCTACGTCGCACGCCGCATCGTGATGCCGCCGCATCGCGAGGGCGGCCAGGCCCAGTACCTCACGGCCGTCGATCCGGTCGCGCACGCCGCCAGCACACTCGCGCCGACCCTCACCTGGCTGCGCGACCATCTCGCCGACGACCACCAGCTCGTCGATATCGCCCGGCACGCGGCCATGAGCACTCGCACCCTGGTCCGCCGGTTCCGCCAGGAGTGCGGGACGACGCCGTTGCAGTGGCTGATCCGCCAGCGGGTGGACGTCGCCCGCGAGTTGCTGGAGACGACCGACCTCCCGGTCGAGGAGGTGGCCCGGCGCACCGGCTTCGGGACGTCGGCCTCGCTGCGCCAGCACTTCGCCCGCCGGCTCGGCACCAGCCCGCTGCGTTACCGGCACACCTTCCAGCAGCCGGCATGA